The following are encoded together in the Rhinopithecus roxellana isolate Shanxi Qingling chromosome 5, ASM756505v1, whole genome shotgun sequence genome:
- the LOC115897637 gene encoding uncharacterized protein LOC115897637: MQDSVPCRFGLCGEDGGWFLPPPGLGQAAGSRRLLERSSHRPGNRSRGRVIAAATFGERSPTAFSPRWALVCLPRPPGTPVFGPRAMSCFSTLSPGLGLSSQGCLLFWTRVDWPLAERASHCPGRSRGRAASVPAHTPACALSSERRLPFSEEQALNWFGIPGPPEGASWWVPTFW; the protein is encoded by the coding sequence ATGCAGGACTCCGTGCCTTGTCGCTTTGGGCTTTGCGGGGAAGATGGCGGTTGGTTCCTTCCCCCGCCGGGTCTGGGCCAGGCCGCGGGGTCACGGCGACTCCTGGAACGCAGTAGCCATCGTCCTGGAAACCGCTCTCGCGGCCGTGTTATTGCGGCCGCCACCTTCGGGGAGAGGAGCCCTACCGCGTTCTCTCCGCGGTGGGCGCTCGTCTGCCTGCCCCGTCCTCCCGGGACGCCCGTCTTCGGGCCTCGAGCAATGAGTTGTTTTTCCACCCTAAGCCCAGGCTTGGGTCTTTCATCCCAGGGCTGTCTTCTCTTTTGGACTAGGGTGGATTGGCCGCTGGCGGAACGAGCCAGTCACTGCCCAGGGCGGTCGCGAGGCCGCGCCGCCTCGGTGCCGGCCCACACCCCGGCCTGCGCGCTTAGCTCAGAGCGTCGCCTCCCGTTTTCGGAAGAGCAGGCCCTTAATTGGTTTGGAATCCCGGGGCCTCCTGAAGGCGCTTCGTGGTGGGTTCCCACCTTCTGGTGA
- the EIF5 gene encoding eukaryotic translation initiation factor 5 has product MSVNVNRSVSDQFYRYKMPRLIAKVEGKGNGIKTVIVNMVDVAKALNRPPTYPTKYFGCELGAQTQFDVKNDRYIVNGSHEANKLQDMLDGFIKKFVLCPECENPETDLHVNPKKQTIGNSCKACGYRGMLDTHHKLCTFILKNPPENSDSGTGKKEKEKKNRKGKDKENGSVSSSETPPPPPPPNEISPPPHTVEEEEDDDWGEDTTEEAQRRRMDEISDHAKVLTLSDDLERTIEERVNILFDFVKKKKEEGIIDSSDKEIVAEAERLDVKAMGPLVLTEVLFNEKIREQIKKYRRHFLRFCHNNKKAQRYLLHGLECVVAMHQAQLISKIPHILKEMYDADLLEEEVIISWSEKASKKYVSKELAKEIRVKAEPFIKWLKEAEEESSGGEEDDEDENIEVVYSKTASVPKVETVKSDNKDDDIDIDAI; this is encoded by the exons ATGTCTGTCAATGTCAACCGCAGCGTGTCAGACCAGTTCTATCGCTACAAGATGCCCCGTCTGATTGCCAAG GTCGAGGGCAAAGGAAATGGAATCAAGACAGTTATAGTCAACATGGTTGACGTTGCAAAGGCGCTTAATCGGCCTCCAACGT ATCCCACCAAATATTTTGGTTGTGAGCTGGGAGCACAGACCCAGTTTGATGTTAAGAATGACCGTTACATTGTCAATGGATCTCATGAGGCGAATAAGCTGCAAGACATGTTGGATGGattcattaaaaaatttgttCTCTGTCCTGAATGTGAGAATCCTGAAACAGATTTG CATGTCAATCCAAAGAAGCAAACAATAGGTAATTCTTGTAAAGCCTGTGGCTATCGAGGCATGCTTGACACACATCATAAACTCTGCACATTCATTCTCAAAAACCCACCTG AGAATAGTGACAGTGgtacagggaagaaagaaaaggaaaagaaaaatagaaagggcAAAGACAAGGAAAATGGCTCCGTATCCAGCAGTGagacaccaccaccaccaccaccaccaaatgaAATTAGTCCTCCTCCACATACAGTG gaagaagaggaggatgaCGACTGGGGAGAAGATACAACTGAGGAAGCTCAAAGGCGTCGAATGGATGAAATCAGTGACCATGCAAAAGTTCTGACACTCAGTGATGATTTGGAAAGAACAATTGAGGAGCGGGTCAATATCCTGTTTGATTTTGTTAAG aaaaagaaagaagagggtaTTATTGATTCATCTGACAAAGAAATTGTTGCTGAAGCAGAAAGACTGGATGTAAAAGCCATGGGCCCTCTTGTTCTGACTGAAGTTCTTTTTAATGAGAAGATTAGAGAACAGATTAAGAAATACAGGCGCCATTTCCTACGA TTTtgtcacaacaacaaaaaagctcaaCGGTACCTTCTTCATGGTTTGGAGTGTGTGGTAGCAATGCATCAAGCTCAGCTTATCTCCAAGATTCCACATATCTTGAAGGAGATGTACGACGCAGACCTTTTAGAAGAAGAGGTCATCATCAGTTGGTCGGAAAAG GCCTCTAAGAAATATGTCTCCAAAGAACTTGCCAAAGAGATTCGTGTCAAAGCAGAACCGTTTATAAAATGGTTgaaggaagcagaggaagaaTCGTCTGGTGGTGaagaagatgatgaagatgaGAACATTGAG GTGGTATATTCGAAGACTGCCAGTGTACCGAAAGTGGAAACCGTGAAGTCGGACAACAAGGATGACGACATCGATATTGATGCCATTTAA